The following coding sequences are from one Streptomyces diastaticus subsp. diastaticus window:
- the sepX gene encoding divisome protein SepX/GlpR, with protein sequence MSSSGLIYAVIVGAWAAYLVPMWLRRQDELNEARPTERFSTAIRLLSGRAGMERRYAKGAAQARAAGTGEPSGEGDPADGATRAPDAGTGSVDVRSFAMPPVREEPAPPRRTAPRPGQPPRQERPAPQQVPAHRPADPGATARARRSKVLARRRRTTMLLFVAFTLGAVAAAVGGLALLWAPAIPAILLSAYIAYLRRQERRRFVYAMDRRQAEVAAQHVRERGRRRDHPTEQIEEAEEPAPAPDPERTALAADRRALVEQTDHAEWVDQQRARRLPADGDSWDPVPVPLPTYVTAPVAPRATPPVDLGAPDTWSSARSSAAPDTGGGEAPAGDAPEEPAEAAPARRAASARRSRERGRTPLFDQYDEGDRPRAANE encoded by the coding sequence GTGAGCAGCAGCGGCCTCATTTACGCAGTCATCGTGGGGGCCTGGGCCGCCTACTTGGTGCCCATGTGGCTCCGTCGGCAGGACGAGTTGAACGAAGCCCGTCCGACGGAACGCTTCAGCACCGCCATCCGGCTCCTGTCCGGACGCGCGGGGATGGAGCGGCGCTACGCCAAGGGTGCCGCCCAGGCCCGCGCCGCCGGCACCGGCGAGCCCTCCGGCGAGGGCGACCCGGCCGACGGCGCGACCCGCGCCCCGGACGCCGGGACCGGATCGGTCGACGTCCGGTCCTTCGCCATGCCCCCGGTACGTGAGGAGCCCGCGCCGCCGCGCCGCACCGCGCCCCGGCCCGGGCAGCCTCCCCGGCAGGAGCGGCCCGCGCCGCAGCAGGTCCCCGCCCACCGCCCGGCCGATCCCGGCGCCACCGCGCGCGCCCGGCGCTCCAAGGTCCTCGCGCGCCGCCGCCGCACCACGATGCTCCTCTTCGTCGCCTTCACCCTCGGCGCGGTCGCCGCCGCCGTGGGCGGCCTCGCCCTCCTGTGGGCCCCCGCGATCCCCGCGATCCTCCTCAGCGCCTACATCGCCTACCTGCGCCGCCAGGAGCGCCGCCGCTTCGTCTACGCGATGGACCGCCGTCAGGCCGAGGTCGCCGCCCAGCACGTACGCGAGCGCGGCCGCCGCCGTGACCACCCCACCGAGCAGATCGAGGAGGCCGAGGAGCCCGCCCCGGCCCCCGACCCCGAGCGCACCGCGCTCGCCGCCGACCGCAGAGCACTGGTCGAGCAGACCGACCACGCCGAGTGGGTCGACCAGCAGCGCGCCCGCCGCCTGCCGGCCGACGGGGACAGCTGGGACCCCGTCCCCGTCCCCCTCCCCACCTACGTCACGGCCCCCGTCGCCCCCCGCGCCACCCCGCCGGTCGACCTCGGCGCCCCCGACACCTGGAGCTCCGCCCGTTCCAGCGCCGCCCCGGACACCGGCGGCGGCGAGGCCCCCGCGGGGGACGCCCCCGAGGAGCCCGCGGAGGCCGCCCCGGCCCGACGTGCCGCCTCCGCCCGCCGCTCCCGCGAACGAGGCCGCACCCCCCTCTTCGACCAGTACGACGAAGGCGACCGCCCCCGCGCGGCCAACGAATGA